In Hemiscyllium ocellatum isolate sHemOce1 chromosome 20, sHemOce1.pat.X.cur, whole genome shotgun sequence, one genomic interval encodes:
- the telo2 gene encoding telomere length regulation protein TEL2 homolog isoform X2, whose translation MAQLIEEICLEYTSPHMSSLQETLLNKISSLPDHMANKLEKDNRAIFYPENYYSLLGQEMVLVLERIYEQLKGGMDSSLFFVSQLLGKVCMQGHTDAVLHVLVPRLTILTQSDCIWQRISWRLVENVPERWMENVVSGFVRLSAGPNVLSRLLGSIVLKNKKANFVLTHKFLLLQYRLKTSVLQNLLGYLAGEKSRGCLLIEVLKKLLETWSNSSALRHTPIEQQLYISKAIVIILAELSDSEIQEHKTELLSGMMAGVECHLDSNIARVRQLGMVVAECLSARVNSGDHRLKFEYTEDDELSELKSLASPRLLSSWEAPPQQHKDENSQLESGQGLAETSLNPVESRQNSQEVQDSESTSELDSDDELIPYDLSIDTELQRNRAPVYISDGVEVLMTSADPEQIEITLKVVENLIRKNPTASREISVQLTKVLLHLEDKFNISGFMGLRQGGLVAITVTDTIPVTQYLTTEFYAVNYSLTQRLDILDVLALAAQELSQPDSSQRATNESPSIQLLKSETSGAYNPSQQWKKIIEKRIENKTRRFTRGASRPAPEAVPNRLSPVAGYFFFPLIRNYDRPQTPFDFLAEEPLIMGRLIHTLAIIMYFSVNALVAIHMGKALLDFIWAVRYHTDAYVRQGTLFAVSSVLLSVPNNILLTEVPDELLEIRCWLADVAENDADEGCRRSALQSLLLMENFKKKLGVFTE comes from the exons ATGGCCCAGCTGATTGAGGAGATTTGTCTCGAATACACCTCACCTCACATGTCCAGTCTGCAAGAGACACTGTTGAATAAAATTTCTTCATTGCCAGATCACATGGCAAACAAATTGGAGAAGGACAACAGAGCAATATTCTACCCTGAGAACTATTACTCACTGTTAGGACAAGAGATGGTACTGGTGCTGGAAAGAATTTATGAGCAATTGAAAG GAGGAATGGACAGTTCGCTCTTCTTCGTGTCTCAACTTCTGGGGAAGGTCTGCATGCAAGGACACACTG ATGCGGTTCTACATGTATTAGTGCCAAGACTCACTATTCTTACGCAATCGGATTGTATTTGGCAGCGAATCAGTTGGCGATTAGTGGAGAATGTGCCTGAACGTTGGATGGAGAACGTAGTTTCGGGTTTTGTCCGGTTATCAGCAGG GCCGAATGTGCTCTCAAGGTTGCTAGGCAGCATTGTGCTGAAGAACAAGAAGGCCAATTTTGTTCTAACTCACAAATTCCTACTCTTGCAGTATCGGCTCAAG ACATCTGTGTTACAAAACTTGTTGGGCTATCTGGCCGGTGAGAAGTCTCGAGGCTGCTTATTGATTGAG GTGCTTAAGAAGTTGTTGGAGACTTGGAGTAACAGCAGTGCTCTGAGACACACCCCTATAGAACAGCAGCTCTACATCAGCAAAGCCATTGTCATCATCCTTGCAGAACTCTCAGACTCGGAGATACAGGAACACAAAACAG AGCTTCTCTCTGGGATGATGGCTGGGGTGGAGTGTCATCTGGACAGCAATATAGCCCGTGTTCGCCAGCTGGGGATGGTTGTTGCAGAATGCCTCAGTGCAAGGGTGAACTCTGGAGATCACAGGCTCAAGTTCGAG TACACAGAAGATGATGAGTTGAGTGAGCTGAAGTCACTGGCCAGCCCAAGGCTGCTTTCAAGCTGGGAGGCCCCCCCGCAGCAGCACAA AGATGAAAATTCACAGCTAGAGAGTGGACAGGGCTTGGCGGAGACCAGTCTGAATCCAGTGGAGAGCAGACAGAACTCGCAGGAGGTACAGGACTCTGAGTCCACGTCTGAACTTGACAG TGATGATGAACTGATTCCGTATGACCTATCGATTGACACTGAGCTGCAAAGGAATCGGGCCCCAGTCTACATCAGTGACGGTGTAGAAG TCCTGATGACATCTGCAGATCCAGAACAAATTGAAATAACTTTGAAGGTTGTGGAAAACTTGATTAGAAAAAATCCAACTGCGAGTAGAGAG ATCAGTGTGCAGTTAACAAAGGTTCTTCTCCACCTTGAGGACAAGTTTAACATCTCTGGGTTCATGGGATTGCGACAGGGAGGGCTGGTGGCAAtcactgtcactgacacaatTCCT GTCACTCAGTATCTTACCACAGAGTTCTATGCTGTGAATTATAGCCTGACTCAACGTCTGGACATCCTAGAT GTCCTGGCACTGGCTGCCCAGGAGCTATCCCAGCCTGACAGCAGCCAAAGAGCAACCAATGAGAGCCCCTCCATTCAGCTCTTGAAATCGGAAACTTCTGGTGCATACAACCCCAGCCAGCAATGGAAGAAAATCATTGAGAAAAGGATAGAAAATAAGACCCGGCGCTTCACCAGA GGAGCATCAAGACCAGCACCCGAGGCTGTTCCCAATAGGCTGAGTCCAGTAGCCGGATATTTCTTCTTCCCTCTGATCAGGAACTATGACAG GCCACAGACACCATTTGATTTCCTAGCTGAAGAACCTTTGATTATGGGACGTTTAATTCACACATTGGCGATTATAATGTACTTTTCAGTGAATGCCCTG GTTGCCATTCACATGGGGAAAGCTCTGCTGGATTTCATCTGGGCTGTTCGATATCACACAGATGC GTACGTGCGGCAGGGCACACTGTTTGCTGTCTCCTCTGTGTTATTGAGTGTTCCCAACAACATCCTCCTGACTGAAGTTCCAGATGAACTCCTAGAAATTAGATGCTGGCTTGCag ATGTTGCTGAGAATGATGCAGATGAAGGTTGCCGCAGGTCAGCCCTGCAGAGCTTGCTTTTAATGGAAAACTTCAAGAAGAAACTTGGTGTTTTCACAGAATAA
- the telo2 gene encoding telomere length regulation protein TEL2 homolog isoform X1, translating into MEPEILEVHCLIKQAIITLSSSRDRAEIIRTLQSVKQNLRGPETANPSPQKKEFFKTHYSHFLQVLTNNLSVDWLQLLPVNQEKELLDDFFLNGPPHEAFLVLLDTITATRPSFRQERCVAILEQFLQEDRMAQLIEEICLEYTSPHMSSLQETLLNKISSLPDHMANKLEKDNRAIFYPENYYSLLGQEMVLVLERIYEQLKGGMDSSLFFVSQLLGKVCMQGHTDAVLHVLVPRLTILTQSDCIWQRISWRLVENVPERWMENVVSGFVRLSAGPNVLSRLLGSIVLKNKKANFVLTHKFLLLQYRLKTSVLQNLLGYLAGEKSRGCLLIEVLKKLLETWSNSSALRHTPIEQQLYISKAIVIILAELSDSEIQEHKTELLSGMMAGVECHLDSNIARVRQLGMVVAECLSARVNSGDHRLKFEYTEDDELSELKSLASPRLLSSWEAPPQQHKDENSQLESGQGLAETSLNPVESRQNSQEVQDSESTSELDSDDELIPYDLSIDTELQRNRAPVYISDGVEVLMTSADPEQIEITLKVVENLIRKNPTASREISVQLTKVLLHLEDKFNISGFMGLRQGGLVAITVTDTIPVTQYLTTEFYAVNYSLTQRLDILDVLALAAQELSQPDSSQRATNESPSIQLLKSETSGAYNPSQQWKKIIEKRIENKTRRFTRGASRPAPEAVPNRLSPVAGYFFFPLIRNYDRPQTPFDFLAEEPLIMGRLIHTLAIIMYFSVNALVAIHMGKALLDFIWAVRYHTDAYVRQGTLFAVSSVLLSVPNNILLTEVPDELLEIRCWLADVAENDADEGCRRSALQSLLLMENFKKKLGVFTE; encoded by the exons TCAAACAAGCAATCATTACCCTGTCTTCCTCCAGGGACAGAGCAGAAATCATACGCACCTTACAGTCTGTGAAGCAGAACCTAAGGGGACCTGAAACTGCCAATCCCTCACCACAGaagaaagaattttttaaaacacACTATTCCCACTTCCTGCAAGTCCTGACTAATAATCTGAGTGTTGATTGGCTGCAGTTGCTGCCTGTTAACCAGGAAAAAGAATTATTGGATGACTTCTTTCTGAATGGCCCACCCCATGAAGCATTCTTggtgctgctggacactatcacGGCAACAAG ACCAAGCTTTCGACAGGAGCGATGTGTGGCAATTCTGGAACAATTCCTGCAGGAGGATCGGATGGCCCAGCTGATTGAGGAGATTTGTCTCGAATACACCTCACCTCACATGTCCAGTCTGCAAGAGACACTGTTGAATAAAATTTCTTCATTGCCAGATCACATGGCAAACAAATTGGAGAAGGACAACAGAGCAATATTCTACCCTGAGAACTATTACTCACTGTTAGGACAAGAGATGGTACTGGTGCTGGAAAGAATTTATGAGCAATTGAAAG GAGGAATGGACAGTTCGCTCTTCTTCGTGTCTCAACTTCTGGGGAAGGTCTGCATGCAAGGACACACTG ATGCGGTTCTACATGTATTAGTGCCAAGACTCACTATTCTTACGCAATCGGATTGTATTTGGCAGCGAATCAGTTGGCGATTAGTGGAGAATGTGCCTGAACGTTGGATGGAGAACGTAGTTTCGGGTTTTGTCCGGTTATCAGCAGG GCCGAATGTGCTCTCAAGGTTGCTAGGCAGCATTGTGCTGAAGAACAAGAAGGCCAATTTTGTTCTAACTCACAAATTCCTACTCTTGCAGTATCGGCTCAAG ACATCTGTGTTACAAAACTTGTTGGGCTATCTGGCCGGTGAGAAGTCTCGAGGCTGCTTATTGATTGAG GTGCTTAAGAAGTTGTTGGAGACTTGGAGTAACAGCAGTGCTCTGAGACACACCCCTATAGAACAGCAGCTCTACATCAGCAAAGCCATTGTCATCATCCTTGCAGAACTCTCAGACTCGGAGATACAGGAACACAAAACAG AGCTTCTCTCTGGGATGATGGCTGGGGTGGAGTGTCATCTGGACAGCAATATAGCCCGTGTTCGCCAGCTGGGGATGGTTGTTGCAGAATGCCTCAGTGCAAGGGTGAACTCTGGAGATCACAGGCTCAAGTTCGAG TACACAGAAGATGATGAGTTGAGTGAGCTGAAGTCACTGGCCAGCCCAAGGCTGCTTTCAAGCTGGGAGGCCCCCCCGCAGCAGCACAA AGATGAAAATTCACAGCTAGAGAGTGGACAGGGCTTGGCGGAGACCAGTCTGAATCCAGTGGAGAGCAGACAGAACTCGCAGGAGGTACAGGACTCTGAGTCCACGTCTGAACTTGACAG TGATGATGAACTGATTCCGTATGACCTATCGATTGACACTGAGCTGCAAAGGAATCGGGCCCCAGTCTACATCAGTGACGGTGTAGAAG TCCTGATGACATCTGCAGATCCAGAACAAATTGAAATAACTTTGAAGGTTGTGGAAAACTTGATTAGAAAAAATCCAACTGCGAGTAGAGAG ATCAGTGTGCAGTTAACAAAGGTTCTTCTCCACCTTGAGGACAAGTTTAACATCTCTGGGTTCATGGGATTGCGACAGGGAGGGCTGGTGGCAAtcactgtcactgacacaatTCCT GTCACTCAGTATCTTACCACAGAGTTCTATGCTGTGAATTATAGCCTGACTCAACGTCTGGACATCCTAGAT GTCCTGGCACTGGCTGCCCAGGAGCTATCCCAGCCTGACAGCAGCCAAAGAGCAACCAATGAGAGCCCCTCCATTCAGCTCTTGAAATCGGAAACTTCTGGTGCATACAACCCCAGCCAGCAATGGAAGAAAATCATTGAGAAAAGGATAGAAAATAAGACCCGGCGCTTCACCAGA GGAGCATCAAGACCAGCACCCGAGGCTGTTCCCAATAGGCTGAGTCCAGTAGCCGGATATTTCTTCTTCCCTCTGATCAGGAACTATGACAG GCCACAGACACCATTTGATTTCCTAGCTGAAGAACCTTTGATTATGGGACGTTTAATTCACACATTGGCGATTATAATGTACTTTTCAGTGAATGCCCTG GTTGCCATTCACATGGGGAAAGCTCTGCTGGATTTCATCTGGGCTGTTCGATATCACACAGATGC GTACGTGCGGCAGGGCACACTGTTTGCTGTCTCCTCTGTGTTATTGAGTGTTCCCAACAACATCCTCCTGACTGAAGTTCCAGATGAACTCCTAGAAATTAGATGCTGGCTTGCag ATGTTGCTGAGAATGATGCAGATGAAGGTTGCCGCAGGTCAGCCCTGCAGAGCTTGCTTTTAATGGAAAACTTCAAGAAGAAACTTGGTGTTTTCACAGAATAA